In the genome of Spea bombifrons isolate aSpeBom1 chromosome 11, aSpeBom1.2.pri, whole genome shotgun sequence, one region contains:
- the LRRC18 gene encoding leucine-rich repeat-containing protein 18, producing MPKAKGPKGKKITLKIAKNSIKITLDGKRRLDLSKMGIVAIPKCLLKLCDVEELDLSRNQIKKVPDWIHRFQNLRWLDLHSNQIDKLPESIGQLQALLYLNVCNNKLTTKGVPMELGHLKNLCYLNLGLNAIDMRPSNVGALKELKEVGLFDNHLTSVPTNLLKLPKLKKLNTKRNPIPPTREEQEAEEQDTVRRVGDLYLVNKKDLCNPCMTMCQQDRSKIKSIESSALRRRNFTNMVIPNSIVKEF from the coding sequence aTGCCCAAGGCAAAAGGCCCTAAGggtaaaaaaatcacattgaaaattgcaaaaaacagCATCAAAATTACACTGGATGGAAAACGCAGACTTGATCTTTCTAAAATGGGCATTGTAGCGATTCCAAAGTGCCTTTTAAAGCTCTGTGATGTGGAAGAGTTGGATCTCAGcagaaaccaaataaaaaaggtgCCTGACTGGATACATCGCTTTCAGAATTTACGGTGGCTGGACCTACACAGTAATCAGATTGACAAGCTCCCAGAGTCCATCGGCCAACTCCAAGCACTGCTGTATCTCAATGTTTGCAACAACAAGCTGACCACAAAGGGTGTCCCAATGGAACTAGGCCATCTTAAGAATCTCTGCTATCTTAACCTTGGGCTCAATGCCATTGATATGCGACCTTCCAATGTGGGGGCCTTGAAAGAGCTGAAGGAAGTGGGTTTGTTTGATAATCACCTTACTTCTGTGCCCACAAATCTCTTGAAACTTCCCAAACTAAAGAAGCTAAACACCAAGAGAAATCCCATTCCACCTACCCGTGAGGAGCAAGAGGCTGAAGAACAGGATACTGTTCGTAGAGTGGGGGATCTTTACCTGGTCAACAAGAAGGACTTGTGCAATCCATGCATGACCATGTGCCAGCAGGACAGGAGCAAGATAAAGAGCATTGAGTCATCTGCATTGAGGAGGCGCAATTTCACCAACATGGTGATACCCAACTCCATTGTCAAAGAATTCTAG